From a region of the Rhipicephalus microplus isolate Deutch F79 chromosome X, USDA_Rmic, whole genome shotgun sequence genome:
- the LOC119162296 gene encoding protein D1 produces MDVIHISTAFILLTLWSGAQAEQFDFNAALVKSPVRAQEVLQTKTNLLIPAGQAGFPSQKQSGPRTDLWTAAGLVDDLSLGAAPVAQLKVVYGSIPVTINGTLTPQQTAEMPEVALVGAINCVPPFALLMLDPDAPSRQYPSLRSWLHWMVINANTTRKLHKGEQAVEYNGPTPPEGTGPHRYVFLAFCQRGKRLKITKLKTQRRKKFWLKAFCRKIGDTVPFGGTFFYAENVRRLRRSPVRFT; encoded by the coding sequence ATGGATGTAATCCACATTTCTACTGCGTTCATTCTTTTGACGCTTTGGAGCGGAGCCCAGGCGGAGCAGTTTGATTTTAACGCGGCACTCGTGAAATCACCTGTTCGTGCGCAAGAGGTGCTGCAGACAAAGACAAATCTATTGATACCCGCTGGACAGGCGGGCTTTCCTTCACAAAAGCAGTCGGGACCGAGGACTGATCTATGGACAGCTGCTGGACTGGTGGATGATCTTTCGCTGGGCGCTGCGCCGGTGGCCCAGCTTAAGGTCGTTTACGGGAGTATTCCAGTGACTATAAACGGCACGCTAACGCCCCAGCAGACAGCTGAAATGCCCGAGGTTGCTCTGGTGGGCGCCATAAACTGCGTGCCACCGTTCGCGCTGCTCATGTTGGACCCGGACGCACCAAGCCGCCAATATCCTAGCCTGCGCAGCTGGTTGCACTGGATGGTGATCAACGCCAACACCACGCGGAAACTGCACAAGGGTGAACAGGCAGTAGAGTATAACGGTCCAACTCCTCCCGAAGGAACGGGCCCTCATCGATACGTCTTTTTAGCCTTCTGTCAAAGAGGAAAGCGTCTGAAGATCACGAAATTGAAGACTCAGAGACGAAAAAAATTTTGGCTGAAGGCGTTCTGCAGAAAAATCGGCGACACTGTGCCGTTCGGTGGCACCTTCTTCTACGCTGAGAACGTGAGAAGGCTCAGGCGTTCTCCCGTGCGGTTTACGTGA